A part of Salvelinus alpinus chromosome 23, SLU_Salpinus.1, whole genome shotgun sequence genomic DNA contains:
- the LOC139550411 gene encoding zona pellucida sperm-binding protein 3-like, which yields MSLLWQCAIVLAVVAASAANEDFNVDCEKHSIKVTWKVSPELVENAARLFLGHCVPSTFSVLPTGEGMVTFHYNLNGCAIKKRVTGKKHIYSTNLTYRPNRKPKPAAISHHIKCVYIRPEGWIPPFLIPAYGSAEGHGGLVFHMALLNEDLTGLAKTSLFPLGSFIPIWAAVDQKDHQPLLLLLEECVAATTPELHSASLVYPIITNKGCLADGKTGNSRFLPRYHSSAILLYLQSFKFALGEEVYIHCKLVAWDPEVFDIEKKACHYIKETGEWELLDDPSQSDLCKCCDSSCKPRLKRGVDSEPQGLVQNSVLGPLTIVENSETQIPSEFVKYPTVEQGMAVFSVSTAI from the exons ATGTCTCTCCTTTGGCAATGTGCAATTGTTttggctgttgtagcagcaagcGCTGCCAATGAAG ATTTTAATGTGGATTGTGAGAAACACTCCATTAAAGTGACATGGAAGGTCAGTCCAGAGTTGGTTGAAAATGCTGCCCGTCttttccttggacactgtgttcCGTCCACATTTTCTGTTCTTCCCACGGGAGAAGGGATGGTGACATTCCACTACAACCTCAATGGCTGTGCCATCAAGAAACGG GTGACTGGCAAAAAACACATCTATTCAACCAACCTGACTTACAGACCTAACCGAAAGCCCAAACCTGCTGCTATTAGTCACCATATTAAGTGTGTTTACATAAG ACCTGAGGGATGGATTCCCCCATTCCTTATCCCTGCCTATGGTAGTGCTGAGGGTCATGGAGGATTGGTTTTCCACATGGCACTCCTCAATG AAGACCTTACTGGTCTGGCTAAGACCAGCCTGTTTCCCCTGGGCTCTTTCATCCCCATCTGGGCAGCAGTGGATCAGAAGGACCATCAGCCCTTGCTGCTGCTCTTGGAGGAGTGTGTGGCGGCCACAACACCAGAACTGCACTCTGCGAGCCTGGTGTACCCCATCATCACCAACAAGGG TTGCCTTGCAGATGGGAAGACTGGGAACTCCAGGTTCCTGCCTAGGTACCACTCGTCTGCTATTCTGCTTTACCTGCAGTCCTTCAAGTTTGCCCTAGGCGAGGAA GTGTATATTCATTGTAAGCTTGTTGCATGGGACCCTGAGGTTTTTGATATAGAAAAGAAGGCCTGCCACTACATTAAAGAGACTGGAGA ATGGGAGCTGCTGGACGACCCGTCTCAAAGTGACCTCTGCAAGTGCTGTGACTCGAGTTGCAAGCCTCGGTTGAAGAGGGGTGTGGATTCAG AACCCCAGGGCCTGGTTCAAAACTCTGTTCTTGGACCGCTCACAATAGTGGAAAACTCTGAAACCCAGATCCCCAGTGAATTTGTAAAATATCCTACTGTAGAACAAG GGATGGCTGTCTTTTCTGTCTCCACAGCCATCTAA